The genomic region GTGGAGGTCAACGACGGTTCGGCCCTCGCCAGCCTACAGGTTGTCCTCAATGCCGATCTACAGGGCTACGACGCGGCGATCGCGCGCATCAATACCGGAGCTGCGATCGCGGTCGGCGGCACGCTGGTGGCATCCCAAGGCAAAGGGCAGCGCATCGAGCTGCAGGCGACGTCCGTCAACGTTTATGGAGAAGCCGACCCCGAAACTTATCCGCTGCAGAAAAAACGCCACAGCTTTGAATTTCTGCGAACGATCGGACATTTGCGAGCGCGGACAAACACCCTCGGAGCAGTTTTTCGCGTCCGTAATGCCTGTGCCACCGCCGTCCATCGCTTTTTTCAGAAACGTGGCTTTTTGTGGGTACAAACACCAATTATTACTACGAGCGACTGCGAGGGGGCGGGCGAACTGTTTACGGTCACGGGGCTCGATCTCGACAAATTGCCCATGGCGGCGGGTCGCGTCGACTTCGAGCGAGATTTCTTCGGCCGCCGCGCCTACTTGACGGTTAGCGGACAGCTTGAAGCTGAAGTGATGGCGCTCTCGTTTGAGAACGTCTACACCTTCGGTCCGACGTTCCGCGCGGAAAACTCCAACACGTCGCGCCACCTCGCGGAGTTTTGGATGGTCGAGCCGGAGATGGCCTTCTGCGACCTTGCGGGTGATGCCGACCTTGCAGAGGAGTTTCTTAAGTACGCGTTTCGCACGGTTCTCGAAACTTGTCCGGAAGACATGGAATTTTTCAACTTGCGCATTGACAAATCCGTCCTCGCCACCGCCCAAAATATTATC from Rubidibacter lacunae KORDI 51-2 harbors:
- the asnS gene encoding asparagine--tRNA ligase translates to METRRIAAVLRDGQPDETVMVRGWVRTKRELKGFAFVEVNDGSALASLQVVLNADLQGYDAAIARINTGAAIAVGGTLVASQGKGQRIELQATSVNVYGEADPETYPLQKKRHSFEFLRTIGHLRARTNTLGAVFRVRNACATAVHRFFQKRGFLWVQTPIITTSDCEGAGELFTVTGLDLDKLPMAAGRVDFERDFFGRRAYLTVSGQLEAEVMALSFENVYTFGPTFRAENSNTSRHLAEFWMVEPEMAFCDLAGDADLAEEFLKYAFRTVLETCPEDMEFFNLRIDKSVLATAQNIIESEFARITYTEAIALLEKSGRAFEFPVEWGLDLQSEHERYLAEVCFQRPVIVTDYPVGIKAFYMRLNGDGITVAAMDVLAPKIGEIIGGSQREERYDVLDRRIRAAGMIPEDLWWYLELRRYGTVPHSGFGLGFERLIQFMTGMSNIRDVIPFPRAPQSADF